In Sardina pilchardus chromosome 8, fSarPil1.1, whole genome shotgun sequence, a genomic segment contains:
- the slc25a25a gene encoding calcium-binding mitochondrial carrier protein SCaMC-2-A: MLSLCLYVPVSNSDPIEVDYFESNGLPSELKSLFKLSVLLPSQEFSTYQKWRKKIVKEEKEVGGQLDFEEFVHYLQDHEKDLKLVFKTLDKKNAGHVDAKEVVESLRDLGVYITLQQAEKVLTSMDKNGTMTIDSKDWKNYPISQPAENLPEIILYWKHSTIFDVGENLMVPDEFTEEEKLTGMWWRHLVAGGGAGAVSRTFTAPLDRLKVIMQVHGSRSGNMCLMTGLAQMIKEGGVRALWRGNGINVIKIAPESALKFMAYEQIKRLMGSNGQTLGISERFLAGSLAGVFAQSVIYPMEVLKTRLALRTTGQYDGISDCAKQILRREGMSAFYKGYVPNMLGIIPYAGIDLAVYETLKNSWLQRYGSESKDPGVFVLLACGTVSSTCGQLASYPLALVRTRMQAQATLQSSAPQASMSGLFKQILRTEGPTGLYRGLTPNFLKVIPAVSISYVVYENIKSSLGVKSR, encoded by the exons ATGTTGTCCCTTTGTCTTTACGTGCCTGTTTCGAACTCCGATCCTATCGAGGTTGATTATTTCGAATCAAATGGACTTCCGTCCGAGCTGAAATCCTTGTTCAAGCTAAGCGTACTACTCCCATCTCAGGAATTTTCTACTTATCAGAAATGGAGAAAG AAAATtgtgaaggaggagaaagaagttGGTGGCCAGCTGGACTTTGAGGAGTTTGTTCATTACCTGCAAGACCACGAGAAGGACTTGAAGCTTGTGTTCAAGACGCTGGATAAGAAGaatgcag GTCACGTCGATGCCAAAGAGGTCGTGGAGTCGCTACGAGACCTTGGCGTCTACATCACACTACAGCAGGCCGAAAAAGTCCTCACAAG CATGGACAAGAACGGGACGATGACCATCGACTCAAAAGACTGGAAGAATTACCCCATCTCGCAGCCTGCGGAGAACCTCCCAGAGATCATTCTTTACTGGAAACACTCAacg ATCTTTGATGTGGGGGAGAACCTGATGGTCCCAGATGAGTTCacggaggaggagaagctgaCGGGGATGTGGTGGCGCCACCTGGTGGCTGGAGGGGGCGCAGGCGCAGTGTCCAGGACCTTCACCGCCCCACTGGACCGACTCAAGGTCATCATGCAg GTCCACGGCTCTCGGAGCGGGAACATGTGCCTGATGACGGGCCTCGCTCAGATGATCAAAGAGGGCGGCGTGCGCGCGCTGTGGAGAGGAAACGGCATCAACGTCATCAAGATCGCCCCTGAGTCCGCCCTCAAGTTCATGGCCTACGAGCAG ATTAAGCGCCTGATGGGCAGCAACGGGCAGACGCTTGGCATCTCCGAGCGCTTCCTGGCCGGCTCTCTGGCAGGAGTCTTCGCCCAGAGCGTCATCTACCCGATGGAG GTCCTGAAGACCCGGTTGGCGCTGAGAACGACGGGCCAGTACGACGGCATCTCGGACTGTGCCAAGCAGATCCTCCGGCGGGAGGGCATGAGCGCCTTCTACAAGGGCTACGTGCCCAACATGCTGGGCATCATCCCCTATGCGGGCATCGACCTGGCCGTGTACGAG ACGCTGAAGAACTCCTGGCTGCAGCGGTACGGTTCCGAGAGTAAAGACCCGGGCGTGTTTGTGCTCCTGGCCTGTGGAACAGTCTCTAGCACTTGTGGTCAGCTGGCCAGCTACCCGCTGGCGTTGGTCCGGACGCGCATGCAGGCACAAG ctaCGCTCCAGAGCAGCGCCCCGCAGGCCTCCATGAGCGGCCTGTTCAAGCAGATCCTGCGGACGGAGGGCCCCACGGGCCTGTACCGCGGCCTGACCCCCAACTTCCTCAAGGTCATCCCCGCCGTCAGCATCAGCTACGTGGTGTACGAGAACATCAAGTCCTCTCTGGGCGTCAAGTCGCGCTGA